The following proteins are encoded in a genomic region of Paenibacillus sp. FSL H3-0469:
- a CDS encoding LacI family DNA-binding transcriptional regulator, producing the protein MANLKDVAKQAGLSVNTVSRVLNNRGYISDKTKEKVYRVMKEMNYQPNEMARALFRKKSNMIGLIIPAISHPFFAELTAYLEYYADLKGYKLLLCNSNRNVSKEVDYIEMLKKNQVDAIIMGSAVLDVQHYLHLDLPIVSFDRVISEDIPVVTSDNLEGGRLAARLLTGQGCRHTVYIQRGIDGPQHHFMLAGLRRQGYEEEMKRAGLAPLYLQLEVEEGSYTGGDTAIAAYLQEHPEIDGVFASSDVIAAEVIHACNLLGKEIPSAMRIVGYDDVQLASMISPRLSTVRQPIQEMSEAIMELAVRQIEGQAVTMVNTFPVTAVERGTT; encoded by the coding sequence ATGGCGAATCTGAAAGACGTCGCAAAGCAGGCAGGACTTTCTGTGAATACAGTGTCCAGAGTCCTTAACAATAGAGGGTATATCAGTGACAAGACGAAGGAGAAGGTCTACCGGGTGATGAAGGAAATGAATTATCAGCCGAATGAAATGGCCCGGGCCCTGTTCCGCAAAAAATCCAATATGATCGGGCTGATCATCCCGGCGATTTCCCATCCTTTTTTTGCCGAGCTGACCGCCTATCTCGAATATTATGCAGACCTTAAGGGCTACAAGCTGCTGCTCTGCAATTCCAACCGCAACGTCTCCAAGGAAGTAGATTATATCGAGATGCTCAAAAAAAACCAGGTCGATGCCATCATCATGGGCAGTGCCGTGCTGGATGTGCAGCATTATCTGCACCTGGACCTGCCGATCGTCTCCTTCGACCGTGTAATCTCGGAGGACATCCCCGTGGTCACCTCGGATAATCTGGAGGGCGGCCGGCTGGCTGCCCGGTTATTAACCGGCCAGGGCTGCCGGCACACGGTCTATATCCAGCGGGGGATCGATGGTCCCCAGCATCACTTCATGCTGGCCGGTCTGAGAAGGCAGGGGTACGAAGAGGAGATGAAGCGCGCTGGACTTGCGCCGCTGTACTTGCAGCTGGAGGTTGAAGAGGGAAGCTATACCGGAGGGGACACTGCCATTGCCGCCTACCTCCAGGAGCATCCTGAGATTGACGGCGTATTTGCCAGCAGTGATGTGATTGCCGCCGAGGTCATTCATGCCTGCAACCTGCTCGGCAAGGAGATTCCTTCCGCAATGCGCATTGTGGGCTATGATGATGTGCAGCTCGCCTCCATGATCTCACCGCGTCTAAGCACGGTCCGGCAGCCGATTCAGGAGATGAGCGAAGCCATTATGGAGCTGGCGGTCCGGCAGATCGAGGGCCAGGCGGTGACGATGGTGAATACGTTTCCGGTAACGGCTGTGGAGCGCGGCACGACCTGA
- a CDS encoding carbohydrate ABC transporter permease encodes MNANRRILPGLRTGFLYLLLFAFLTPFLLIIMNSFKTTQQFFESPLSLPTTINFKNYASAFDNMDFMQGFMNSLIITGISVTIIIIFSAMTGYLFVRYKWKVNSIFFFLMLASMALPFQVLMIPMVMLYGNMGLLNTKLTLLFMYLGFGVPFGVFTFHGFIKGIPYELEESAFIEGSTTLRTFFSIVLPLLKPVFVTLLVLDVLWIWNDYLLPSLVLLSPDQKTLPLSTYTFFSSYSVDYAPLMAGLIMTIIPVLIIYLFLQKQIIKGITEGALK; translated from the coding sequence ATGAATGCTAACCGGCGCATCCTCCCGGGCCTCCGGACAGGATTCTTATACCTGCTGCTGTTCGCCTTTTTAACACCGTTCCTGCTGATTATTATGAACTCCTTCAAGACCACCCAGCAATTCTTCGAGAGCCCGCTGTCACTGCCGACAACGATTAATTTCAAGAACTACGCCAGCGCCTTTGACAATATGGATTTTATGCAGGGGTTCATGAACTCGCTGATCATTACGGGGATTTCCGTCACAATCATTATTATTTTCTCGGCGATGACCGGGTACTTGTTCGTGCGCTACAAATGGAAGGTGAACTCCATCTTCTTCTTCCTCATGCTGGCCTCTATGGCTCTGCCCTTCCAGGTGCTGATGATTCCCATGGTGATGCTGTACGGGAATATGGGGCTGCTGAATACCAAGCTGACGCTGCTGTTCATGTATCTCGGCTTCGGAGTGCCGTTTGGCGTCTTCACGTTCCACGGCTTTATCAAAGGGATTCCTTATGAGCTGGAAGAATCGGCGTTTATCGAAGGAAGCACCACGCTGCGTACCTTTTTCAGTATTGTGCTGCCCTTGCTGAAGCCGGTATTCGTCACCCTGCTGGTGCTCGATGTGCTCTGGATCTGGAATGACTATCTTCTGCCCAGTCTCGTGCTGCTGTCGCCGGATCAGAAGACCCTGCCGCTGTCCACGTATACCTTCTTCTCCTCCTATTCTGTGGACTACGCGCCGCTGATGGCCGGGCTAATTATGACAATAATTCCCGTGCTGATCATCTACCTGTTCCTGCAAAAACAGATCATCAAGGGGATCACGGAAGGGGCGCTGAAATAA
- a CDS encoding sugar ABC transporter permease has translation MNKKLSLKNAGTFLVFGGPSIFAFAAVVIIPFIVGLYLTFTNWDVRTGDSSLIGFTNYLEVFRDKVFLQQLWFTLKYVFFTVVIANVFAFFIALALTRGGRGEQWLRTGFFTPNLVGGIVLGYLWQTLFSQVLPYLGAKYGWELFQTSWLTNTGTAFWALIIATAWQLVGYLMIIYIAGFTGVPNDVLEAANIDGAGRTSVIRRIILPLTVPAIVICIFISLSRSFLTYDINLALTKGGPFNSTELATYHIVQKAFLSNQYGVGQAEAVVLFAVVAIIALTQSYLLKKLEVES, from the coding sequence ATGAACAAAAAGCTATCACTGAAGAATGCGGGGACATTCTTGGTCTTCGGAGGTCCCTCTATCTTCGCTTTTGCCGCCGTTGTGATCATACCGTTCATCGTCGGCTTATATTTGACCTTCACGAACTGGGATGTCCGTACAGGCGACAGCAGCCTGATCGGCTTCACGAATTATCTGGAGGTATTCAGGGATAAGGTGTTCCTTCAGCAGCTGTGGTTCACCCTGAAGTACGTCTTCTTCACTGTGGTGATTGCCAATGTGTTCGCCTTCTTCATCGCGCTCGCCCTGACGAGAGGCGGGAGAGGGGAGCAATGGCTGCGCACAGGGTTCTTCACACCCAATTTGGTCGGAGGGATCGTACTTGGCTACCTGTGGCAGACGCTTTTCTCACAAGTGCTGCCTTACCTTGGCGCTAAATACGGCTGGGAGCTGTTTCAGACCTCATGGCTGACGAATACGGGGACGGCATTCTGGGCGCTGATTATTGCGACCGCCTGGCAGCTGGTCGGGTATCTGATGATCATTTATATCGCGGGCTTCACAGGCGTTCCGAATGATGTGCTGGAGGCGGCAAACATCGACGGGGCAGGGCGGACTTCGGTGATCCGCAGAATTATTCTGCCGCTGACGGTTCCTGCAATCGTCATCTGTATTTTCATCTCCCTGTCCCGGTCCTTCTTAACGTATGACATCAACCTGGCCTTAACCAAGGGCGGACCGTTCAATTCAACGGAGCTGGCCACCTACCATATCGTGCAAAAAGCCTTCCTGTCCAATCAATACGGTGTCGGCCAGGCAGAGGCAGTTGTTCTGTTCGCTGTCGTAGCGATTATCGCGTTGACGCAATCCTATCTGCTGAAGAAGCTGGAGGTGGAATCTTAA
- a CDS encoding ABC transporter substrate-binding protein, with product MKLRKAASFAIALTVVTGLLAGCSKGNSANGAVKEEKGETPAAEQAAKDVKLTFFNTSAEVNTVFEELFKKYHEQNPQVTIELIPTPIGGAQLEKFQSLLASGNPATIVNLDAGTILQYKDDFLDLEPEKAKYEALTNPGAIDGALLDGQFLGIPWTAQGYGLLYNKRAVEEGIGGAFDPASVKTRDDLEAVFKKIEASGKAPVMLHGADWSLGAHYLGLTYSLQSQKVEDNRKFVEELKNGQVKLTENPQFTGLMDTFDLLKKYNARKSDPLVADYNRDSADFAKGAAAFYFMGDWSWAVIGTLEGRDTDFGILPLPVSNNPEDFGNTQVAYSEPKLFAIDDSKSTPEQQEAAKAFIEWMVSSEDGQKAIISDMGLSMPYKDLKAKSTNIMSNAVSEYVKQGKIINIGVINYLPQDYWAKTGAAMQKYLVGNIDRQGLAQEVQDYWKSYAGK from the coding sequence TTGAAATTGAGAAAAGCTGCAAGCTTCGCTATCGCTCTGACGGTGGTCACCGGATTACTCGCAGGCTGCTCCAAGGGGAATTCGGCAAACGGTGCTGTTAAGGAAGAAAAGGGAGAGACGCCAGCAGCAGAGCAAGCCGCCAAGGATGTTAAGCTCACCTTCTTCAATACCTCTGCAGAAGTCAATACCGTATTCGAGGAGCTGTTCAAGAAGTATCATGAGCAGAATCCGCAGGTGACGATTGAGCTGATTCCTACACCGATCGGCGGCGCGCAGCTTGAGAAATTCCAATCCCTGCTGGCCTCCGGCAATCCGGCGACAATCGTGAATCTGGATGCAGGCACCATACTTCAATATAAGGATGATTTCCTGGATTTAGAGCCGGAGAAGGCGAAGTATGAGGCCCTCACCAATCCGGGAGCCATCGACGGCGCGTTGCTGGACGGACAATTCCTGGGTATTCCCTGGACGGCCCAAGGCTACGGTCTGCTGTACAACAAACGTGCGGTAGAAGAGGGTATCGGCGGTGCCTTTGATCCTGCATCGGTGAAGACCCGTGATGATCTGGAGGCGGTTTTCAAGAAAATTGAAGCCTCCGGCAAAGCGCCGGTCATGCTTCATGGAGCAGACTGGTCGCTCGGTGCCCACTATCTGGGGTTGACCTATTCCCTGCAGTCGCAGAAGGTGGAGGACAACCGGAAGTTCGTGGAGGAGCTGAAGAACGGGCAGGTGAAGCTGACGGAGAATCCGCAGTTCACCGGATTGATGGATACCTTCGATCTGCTGAAAAAGTACAACGCACGCAAGAGCGACCCGCTCGTTGCCGATTATAACCGCGACAGCGCGGATTTCGCTAAGGGGGCTGCGGCCTTCTACTTCATGGGGGACTGGAGCTGGGCGGTCATCGGAACGCTGGAAGGCCGCGATACCGACTTCGGTATCCTGCCGCTGCCGGTCAGCAATAACCCGGAGGACTTCGGCAACACGCAAGTCGCCTACAGCGAGCCTAAGCTGTTCGCCATCGATGATTCGAAGTCTACGCCGGAGCAGCAGGAAGCCGCCAAAGCGTTCATCGAATGGATGGTCAGCAGCGAGGACGGGCAGAAGGCCATTATTAGCGATATGGGGCTGTCCATGCCGTATAAGGATCTTAAGGCGAAGAGCACGAACATCATGTCCAACGCCGTCAGTGAATACGTGAAGCAAGGGAAGATTATCAACATCGGTGTCATCAATTACCTGCCGCAGGATTACTGGGCCAAGACCGGAGCTGCGATGCAGAAGTATCTGGTAGGCAATATCGACCGCCAGGGGCTTGCGCAGGAGGTTCAGGATTACTGGAAATCGTATGCAGGGAAATAG
- a CDS encoding response regulator has translation MKRRENPILQILLVDDEQYVVDDLELAFPWQDFGIEKVYKAYSGAQAMQMIGQNPVDIVITDIAMPGMSGLELVKQVQRTHRRIKCILLTGYAEFEYAREALQYGVVEYLVKPLDHQKLRTALESTIKTIKKELDRTASYEQAMLAFREHLPALKDKLLAELIQGKSYPQERLKEKLSGYQIDFQLNDRVFLILIRLEEHFTNFGLDSQLLFEYAVTNIACELLGPGFEMWHGRDAYENLVFIVKSNEAGAVDQGKILKQLTHNTHQLHSSVNEYLNGGISVILSYPGEFPLDLRAMYEDSQSALRQQVGNDKGYFISLTDQQKSSPVQPLKDLYASPSLMHLLETGQWQGYKERLQQMKEFSNNLPAYNEEYIEEIRTMILGSFHYIAHKNHSLLSDLVGRELLDKTLFRSVSQLISWGEALVDTLQSKLERDTQNNRMGIVKEMQSCIAANLAQASQQFVADAVSLHPAYVSRLFKQVSGISISEYILNMKMEQAVASLRNSELKIYEISEQLGYANSQYFIKVFKEQFGMTPQDFRGKL, from the coding sequence TTGAAAAGGAGGGAGAACCCCATTCTGCAAATTCTGCTGGTAGATGATGAACAATATGTCGTAGATGATCTGGAGCTTGCTTTTCCATGGCAGGACTTCGGAATTGAAAAAGTATATAAAGCCTACTCCGGCGCCCAGGCCATGCAGATGATCGGGCAAAATCCGGTCGATATCGTCATTACGGACATTGCTATGCCCGGGATGAGCGGGCTGGAGCTGGTGAAGCAGGTACAGCGGACCCACCGGAGAATCAAGTGTATTCTGCTGACCGGCTATGCCGAATTCGAATATGCCCGTGAAGCTCTTCAGTATGGCGTGGTAGAGTATCTCGTTAAGCCGCTGGATCACCAGAAGCTGCGGACGGCTCTGGAAAGCACGATTAAGACCATCAAGAAGGAGCTTGACCGGACGGCCTCCTATGAGCAGGCCATGCTGGCCTTCCGTGAGCATCTTCCGGCGCTGAAGGACAAGCTGCTGGCCGAGCTGATTCAGGGCAAATCCTATCCGCAGGAACGGCTGAAGGAGAAGCTGAGCGGTTATCAGATTGATTTTCAGCTGAACGACCGGGTCTTCCTGATTCTGATCCGTCTGGAGGAGCATTTCACGAACTTCGGGCTGGATAGCCAATTACTCTTTGAATACGCGGTGACCAACATCGCCTGCGAGCTGCTGGGCCCGGGCTTCGAGATGTGGCATGGCCGGGATGCTTACGAGAACCTGGTGTTTATTGTGAAGAGCAATGAAGCGGGGGCGGTTGACCAAGGCAAGATCCTGAAGCAGCTAACCCATAATACCCATCAGCTGCACAGCAGTGTGAATGAATATCTGAATGGCGGAATCTCGGTCATTCTGTCCTACCCGGGCGAATTCCCGCTGGATCTCCGCGCCATGTATGAGGACTCCCAGTCGGCATTAAGGCAGCAAGTGGGCAATGACAAGGGCTATTTCATCTCCTTGACGGATCAGCAGAAGAGTTCGCCGGTCCAGCCGCTCAAGGACTTATATGCTTCCCCCTCACTGATGCATCTGCTGGAGACCGGCCAGTGGCAGGGGTATAAGGAACGGCTGCAGCAGATGAAGGAATTCAGCAACAATCTGCCGGCCTATAACGAAGAATACATTGAGGAGATCCGCACCATGATTCTCGGCTCCTTTCACTATATTGCCCATAAGAATCATAGCCTGCTGTCCGATCTGGTCGGGCGGGAGCTGCTGGATAAGACTCTTTTCCGTTCCGTGTCCCAGCTGATCAGCTGGGGAGAAGCGCTGGTGGATACCTTGCAGAGCAAGCTCGAACGGGATACACAGAATAACCGGATGGGCATCGTCAAGGAGATGCAGAGCTGTATCGCGGCTAATCTGGCGCAGGCCAGCCAGCAATTCGTAGCGGACGCGGTCTCGCTGCATCCGGCATATGTCTCCAGACTGTTCAAGCAGGTCAGCGGGATCAGCATCAGCGAGTATATCCTGAATATGAAGATGGAGCAGGCCGTAGCGAGTCTCCGTAACTCCGAGCTGAAGATCTATGAGATCTCCGAGCAGCTCGGCTACGCCAACAGCCAATATTTTATCAAAGTGTTCAAGGAGCAGTTCGGCATGACGCCGCAGGATTTCCGGGGGAAGCTGTAG